The DNA segment ATGATGACGCCGTGCCGATTCCGGCGGATAGGCCGGCACTGCGATCACGCCGGCGTACAGGCAACCGAAAAACGCCGCGACGTAATCCGGGCCGCTGGGAAACAGCAACACCGCACGGTCGCCCGACTCGGCCTCGGCCTGCAACGCGGCAGCGATGGTCCGCGCCCGCCGATCGAGTTCGCGATAACTGAGCACCACAGCCTGCTCCTGGTTTTCGGCAAGAAAACGCAAGGCCAGTCGATCCGGCGTCAGGGCCGCGCGGCGCTGAAGGGCTTGGACCAGGGTGCTGGGGAGTTCGAACGCGTCGGTCATGAGGTTTCCTGCCTGAATTCGGCTTGCTGATGGAATCGGGTTGCGGCGTCACGCCTTGCGAAAAGGCATGCAGGGGCGCGGTCTGTGCCGACCGCGCAAGGCATCGAATGCCGTCTGGCCGGGCGCTATACCCGCGGCCATTCACAGATGAGAACGGATGACGTCTGCAAATAATTAGTCGACGGGCGCGCCCCTCAACGGGGCCGGGGTGCGGCGGCGTGTCGCAGTTCGCAAAACACACTTGCTTGCAGCATTAGTTCTCTTTCTCAATTGACAATCATTATCATTCAACATAATTTGTCGCTCGATGTGTAGGACAGCCCTGCCCCCAGGGGCGTCCCACGAACCAATTTGGCAGCAAGGTGATTTCCATGACGGAACAAGTATCCACAAGCAGGTGCGATTCACCGCTACTTCAGGCATTCGTCGATAACCGGCTGATTCTGGTCAAGATCGCCGCGCGCATTACCGGTTGTCGCTCGCGCGCCGAGGACGTGGTGCAGGATGCGTTTTTCCGCCTGCAATCGGCGCCACCGATCACCTCGTCGATCAAGGCGCAACTGAGTTATCTGTTCCAGATCGTGCGCAACCTCGCCATCGATCACTACCGCAAACAGGCGCTTGAGCAGAAATACTCCGGCCCTGAAGAGGAAGGGCTGAATGTGGTCATCCAGGGTGCTTCGCCGGAAACCTCGCACATCAATTTCTCGACCCTGGAAAACATCGCCGACGCCCTGACCGAGCTGCCCAGCCGCACACGCTATGCGTTCGAGATGTATCGCCTGCACGGCGTGCCGCAAAAGGACATCGCCAAGGAACTCGGCGTCTCGCCGACCTTGGTCAACTTCATGATTCGTGATGCACTGGTGCACTGCCGCAAGGTTTCGGGCAGTCGGCGCGATACGGTGGCTGTGGGTCGCAGGTAAACAGCAGGATTTGTGGTGTATTCAATCGCCAGCAGGGCTAGCTCCCACAGGGGGGGCGTGGACGACACAAACCCCCTGTGGGAGCCAGCCCTGCTGGCGATAGCGGCCCCAAGATCACTGGATCATCAAGCCAGGCTGCAGCGATCAAAAAACCGCTCACGCCCCAGCATCATCAGTGCCGCGCGCTTGTGCGGAAAGTCGAATTCCTTCTCGCAGTGAAAACACTGGTTGTGCATGTGGCCGATCATCTTCGCGTTGTCGGCGCGGGGCTCGGCGACCACCCGTTGCGTGCGCGGATCATCAAGAAACAGGTAATGCACCAGCGCCGATAACCAGCTCGCCACTTTGTGCGGGCCGCGGTGGTTTTCCTCACCGACCAGCATGTGGATGCCGCGATCGTAATCATCGGCGTCATAGAACGGCGCGATGCGATCTTCCTTGGCCCAATAAGCTTCGAAATAGGCAAACGGCTGATCGTCGAAACAGCCGATCAAGGTCAGCGTGTGCGGGTCGGCGTCGAGTTTACTGAGGTATTCGCGGTGCTTGTCGAGGCTGCCCTCTTCCTGCCAGAAACTGGCCACCCGCGGGCTGTTCTGCCAACGGTTGAAACGCGGCAAATCATCTTCGATTTCGACGGTTCGCAAGGAAATCCAGGCGCCGAGCCGTGCATCAAAACGCCGATAGACTTCACCGCGCGGTTTGACCGGGCGCCGGGGATGGCGTTTGCCTTCGCTGATGATCATTTGTTGCGGATAACTGCCGGTCAACGAAGTCCCCAGCCAGGGTTGCGGCAATTGCCAGAACAGCGTGCGTTCGCAGCGATATTCGCCGCTCACCTCGGTGCTGATCAGCAAGCCACTGAGCAAAGCCTCGGTCGGTGGTTGATCCAGTTGCCAGGTCAATTGCTGGCACGCCGGATCGCGCGCAAACAGCCAGTAACAGGCAGCCCACAGCGCTTGCCCCGGCGGCAACGCGAAGCGCTCATCGATCTGGATCGGGCCTTTCGCGTCGCGATCAAGGCGCAGACGAATCAGCGGCTGGCCGTCGAGGCTCAGGCTCAAACGGCTTTCGCTGGCATCAGCGATCAGTTGACTGCCCGAAGGCAAGGCCAGGGCAGTCAGGTCATTCAGATTGGACATGGGGTGGGCTCACGATAATCGTCGACAGTTAGACGATGTGACGTGAGCGGCAGGCGGAAATTTAGGCTTTCAGCGCAAATGGCGCTCAGCGATTGAGCACTGGCACCACGGCGATTTTGTACGGATCGAAAATCTTCAGCATTTCGCCGTTGTCGCGCAGCCCCTGCAACAGCTTGCCGAAGGCCACGCCGCTGATCGGTGCCGTCGGGCGCAGAATCGCATAGTGGTGGTAGATCTGATCGACACGCTGCGAGACGAGCAACTCATCACGGACCTTCTCGTTACGCAGCAGGTAATCACTGAGGTACGAGCGGGTCACCAGGGCGATGTCGGCGCGTGAGCGCAGCACCATCAGCAGGTTGCTGTCGTGGGAATAGGTCAGCGTCGCGTTGAATTGCTGCGCGAGGAATTTGGGGTCGGCATTGAAGGCCGCGAATTCGTAGTGATAGCCGCTGAACAGCGCCAGACGCTTGCCTTTGAGGTCGGCGAAATAGTTTTGCTGACGGCCATCTGCACGCTGCGCGACGAAAATCTCGGCATCTTCAAGGCCCATGTCGACGTCGCTGTGGGGGATGTCTTTCCAACCCCATTCAGGGTTCTCGAAGATCGCCATGTCGATCCGGCCCTGCTTGAAATCACCGAAACGCCGGGGAATCGACGTGGGCACCAGGACGAACTGATAGTCGCTTTGCAGGCGGTTCAGCGCTTCGACCAATTGCGGCAACAGACCGGTATCGGCGCCGTTTTCCGGGCGGATGGTGTACGGCGGAAAATGCGCCGCGCCGACCCGGACCAATTGCGCGGCCTGAGCGGGCAATACCCATAATGCAGCCAGCGCTGCGAGCATCAACCCCGCGACGGTCCGAATTGGCAAAGACTTCAAAACACCCCACTCCCCGAAAAAATACCGATCAATGCATTCAAGCTAGGCGGTTTCGCCCAGTTAGCCAGTTTCCCGGCCGGATAGAAAGTGGCTCAGCGCTCTTCGAGGACCAGAATCAGCGCCTCGTCGGCCAACTGATCGAGGCTTAAACTGCCGCCGGCACGGAACCAGGTAGTGGTCCAGGACAGTGCGCCAGTCAGGAAACGTCGCGTAATAAAAACGTCGCCACGGATAAATCCGGCGTCTTTGGCTTCGCCCAGTACTTGCAACCAGATGTCTTCGTAGACGTCGCGCAGCGCCAGCACTTTGGCCTGGCCTTCTTCGGACAGCGAGCGCCACTCATAGACCAGCACCGCCATGGCCTCGCCGCTGCCGCCCATGATCGACTGCAATTCGCAGCGAATCAGCGCCAGCACGCGCTCGCGGACATCGGCCGCGTCGGCCAGCGCCGCGCGCATCAATGCGGTGTTGTAGCGAATGGTTTCTTCCATTACCGCGCGCAGGATCTCGTCCTTGCTTTTGAAGTGATGAAAAATGCTCCCTGACTGGATGCCGACCGCGCCGGCCAGATCGCGCACGGTGGTGCGTTCGTAGCCTTTGTTGCGGAACAGGTGAGCCGCCACTTGTAGCAATTTTCCGCGGGCGCTGTCGGGGTCGGTCAACTGGCCACTATCGACCAAATCGCGCATGACCCTCAGGGCTTTTTGCTCGTCCACCCGTTCTCTCCTACAGTCGATCAGTGTCTTGCCCCCTGAAACCGCAGGGTTGCGCGCAATTTAAGCCGCCAGCGGCAACCAAGCAAGCGCTTGGGCAGAAGATAGTTTCAACTGTTTACAAACCAAGCGCTTGCTTGGTAGCCTCCAGACACTTCTGTCGCAGATCGCTGAGCCGGAGATAAAAATGCCAAATACCGTGCGTATCGGATGCGCCAGCGCCTTCTGGGGCGACACGTCGACCGCCGCCGCGCAACTGGTAGCCGGCGGGCGCCTGGATTATCTGGTGTTCGATTATCTGGCCGAGATCACGATGTCGATCATGGCCGGCGCGCGCATGAAAGACCCACAGGCCGGGTACGCCAGTGATTTCATCGAAGTGCTGACACCGCTGCTGCCGCAATTGGCCGAGCAGCACATCCGCGTCATCAGCAACGCCGGCGGGGTCAATCCACAGGCCTGCGCCGCCGCCCTGCAAGCCGCGTGTGATCGCGTCGGCGTCGCGCTGAAAATCGCTGTGTTAATTGGCGATGACCTGCAGCCTCAACTGCGCCAGCTCAGCGGTATCACTGAAATGTTCACGGGCGCCCCACTGCCGCCGCTGTGCGTGTCGACCAATGCTTACCTCGGCGCACCGGGCATCGTCGAAGCGCTGAAGCTCGGCGCCGATATCGTCATTACCGGCCGGGTAGTCGACAGCGCCGTGGTCAGCGCGGCACTGGTGCATGAATTTGGCTGGTCATGGCATGACTACGACAAACTGGCCCAGGCCGCACTGGCCGGGCACATCATCGAATGCGGCGCGCAATGCACCGGCGGCAACTTCACCGATTGGCGCGACGTGCCGGATTACGAACACATCGGTTTTCCGATCGTCGAGGTCAGCGCCGACAGCCAGTTCATCGTCAGCAAACCCGAAGGCAGCGGCGGCCTGATCACAGCGCTGACCGTCGGCGAGCAGATGCTGTATGAAATCGGCGATCCACAGGCGTATCGGCTGCCCGATGTGATCTGTGATTTCACTCAGGTCGAACTGCGGCAACAGGGCAAAAACGCCGTCAATGTGCATGGCGCCAAGGGCTTGCCACCCGGCGATCAATACAAGGTCAGCGCGACTTACCCGGACGGTTTTCGCTGCACCGCCAGTTGCCTGATCGCCGGCATTGATGCGGTCGCCAAGGCGCGGCGCGTCAGTCAGGCGATCATCGACAAAACCGCAGAAATGTTCAGCCAGCGCGGCTGGGCGCCCTACAGCGAAACCCATGTCGAACTGCTTGGCAGCGAGGCCACCTACGGCCCGCACGGTCAGCGTCAGGACAGCCGCGAAGTGGTGATCAAACTCGCCGTGCGCCACCCGGATAAACGAGCGCTGGTGCTGTTCTCCAAGGAAATCGCTCAGGCCGCGACCGGCATGGCGCCGGGGTTGACCGGCATCGTCGGCGGCCGTCCGACGGTGTATCCGCTGATCCGCCTGTTTTCGTTTCTGATCGATAAAAGCGTCTGTACGCTGCACGTCGATATGGCTGGCGAACGTCATCCGTGCAGCCTGCCCGCGCCCGCCATAACGCAAAACCCGACCTCAGCCCTGCCCCATCAACCGCCCGAACCGCAGGGCCGCGCTGACACCGATGTGCCGCTGGTAAAACTCGCGGTCGCGCGTTCCGGCGACAAAGGCAATCACAGCAACATCGGCGTCATGCCGCGCAAACCCGAATATCTGCCGTGGATCGCCGCAGCGCTGACGCCAGCGGTGGTCGCAGACTGGATGAGCCATGTGCTTGACCCGGACAACGGTCGGGTCGAGCGCTGGTACCTGCCCGGCACCCACAGCCTCAACTTCCTGCTGGAAAACGCCCTCGGCGGCGGCGGTGTCGCCAGTCTGCGCATCGATCCGCAAGGCAAGGCCTTCGCCCAACAATTGCTGGAAATCCGCATCGCGGTGCCGCAGAGCATCGCCGAACAACTCGACTAGAGGTTGAGCTCCATGGCGTACGCATCGATTTTTCAGGCCGGGTTGTTCAGCGGCCAGAGCATTATCGTCACCGGTGGCGGCAGCGGCATCGGCCGTTGTACCGCGCATGAACTGGCGGCGCTCGGGGCCAACGTGCTGCTGGTCGGGCGCAAGCCTGAAAAGCTCGAACGCGTCGCCGCCGAAATCGCCGACGACGGTGGACGCGCGCACTGGCAGGCCTGCGATATCCGTGATGAAGAAGCGGTAAAACTGCTGGTCAGTGAGCTGATTGCCGCACACGGGCCGATTCACGGTCTGGTCAACAATGCCGGCGGCCAGTATCCGTCGCCGCTGGCTTCAATCAATCAGAAAGGTTTCGAGACCGTGCTACGGACCAATCTGGTCGGTGGATTTCTGATGGCCCGGGAAGTGTTCAACCAGTCGATGAGCAAACACGGCGGCAACATCGTCAACATGCTCGCCGATATGTGGGGTGGCATGCCCGGCATGGGCCACTCTGGCGCTGCGCGCTCGGGCATGGACAACTTCACCAAAACCGCGGCCGTCGAGTGGGGTTACGCCGGGGTTCGAGTCAATGCGGTGGCGCCGGGCTGGATCGCTTCCAGCGGCATGGACACTTATCAGGGCGCGTTCAAAGCGGTGATTCCGACCTTGCGCGAACATGTGCCGATCAAGCGCATCGGCACCGAATCGGAAGTCAGCGCGGCGATCGTGTTTCTGCTCAGCCCGGCGGCGGCGTTCATCAGCGGCAGCACCTTGAAAATCGACGGCGCGGCCAGCCTCGGCAGTCGCGCGTGGCCCCTGCATAAGGCGACGCACAGTGAGTCGTTCAACGGATTTCATCGGGCGTACCTGCCTGACGTGCTCAAGGACAAGGAATAGGCCATGGCGCAGATCCAGTCGCAACTCGATCCACACAGCGAAGCCTTTGCACGCAACCGTGCAGCGATGCTCGCCGCCATCGAACACGTGCAGCAGCTGGAACAGAACCTGCTGAACAAGGCTGCCGAAGCCAAGGCGAAATTTGCTCAGCGCGGGCAGCTGTTGCCGCGCGAACGCCTGAACCTGTTACTCGATCCCGGCGCGCCGTTTCTGGAGCTGGCGAGTCTGGCGGGCTACAAACTGCACGATGACAAGGACGGCAGCGCAGCCGGTGGCGGCTTGATCGCCGGCATCGGTTACGTCTGCGGCATTCGCGCGATGGTGGTCGCCAACAACAGCGCGATCAAGGGCGGAACGATCTCGCCCAGCGGCCTGAAAAAATCCCTGCGCCTGCAACAGATCGCCCTGGAAAACAAACTGCCGATGATCACCCTCGCCGAAAGCGGCGGCGCCAATCTCAATTACGCCGCGGAGATTTTCGTCGAAGGCGCGCGCAGCTTCGCCAATCAGGCGCGGCTGTCGGCGCTGGGCCTGCCACAGATTACCGTGGTGCACGGCTCGGCCACCGCGGGCGGCGCGTATCAGCCCGGTTTGTCGGATTATGTGGTGGTGGTGCGCGGCAAGGCCAAATTGTTCCTCGCCGGGCCGCCGTTGCTCAAGGCTGCCACCGGCGAAGTGGCTACCGATGAAGAACTCGGCGGCGCCGAGATGCACGCGCAGGTCGCCGGGACCGCCGAGTACCTGGCCGAAAACGACGCCGATGGCGTGCGCCAGGTGCGCGATATCCTGCGCATGCTGCCGTGGAACGAACAATTGCCGTGGCGGCCGGAGCCGCAATACAAAGAGCCGCTCTATCCCATCGACGAATTGCTCGGGCTGATCCCGGACGATCCGAAAAAGCCCTACGACGTGCGCGAAATCATCGCGCGCATCGCCGATGAATCGAACTTCGTCGAGTTCAAGGGCGAATACGATCAGCAAACCCTGTGTGGCCATTTGAAGATTCAGGGCCGCGCCTGCGGTTTCATCGGCAATAACGGCCCGATCACCCCGAACGGTGCGAGCAAAGCCGCGCAGTTCATCCAGTTATGCGATCAGAGCCAGATCCCGCTGCTGTTTTTCCACAACACCACAGGCTTCATGGTCGGCACCGAATCGGAACAGCAAGGCGTAATCAAACACGGCTCGAAACTGATTCAAGCGGTGGCCAATGCGCGGGTGCCTAAACTGACTCTGGTGGTCGGTGGCTCCTACGGTGCCGGCAACTATGCGATGTGCGGTCGCGGGCTCGATCCACGCTTCATTTTCGCCTGGCCGAACAGCCGCACCGCAGTGATGGGCGGTGCGCAGGCCGGCAAGGTGTTGCGTATCGTCACCGAGGCCAAACAGCTGAAAGACGGCCTGGTGCCGGACCCGAAAATGCTCGACATGCTCGAACAGGTCACCGCGCAGAAACTCGACAGCCAGTCCACGGCGCTCTACGGCAGCGCCAACCTGTGGGACGACGGGCTGATCGACCCGCGCGACACGCGCACCCTGCTCGGCTATCTGCTGGACATCTGCCACGAAGCCGACGTTCGTAAGCTGCAACCCAGCAGCTTCGGCGTCAGCCGCTTCTGACCGTCACGGATCTTACGGAGAACAATAACAATGATCTTCACCCCGGAACACGAAGCGCTGCGGCGCACCGTCCGCCAGTTCGTCGACCATCAGATCAACCCGCACGTCGACGAATGGGAAAAGGCCGGACGCTTTCCGATCCACGAGATTTTCCGTCAGGCCGGCGAGCTGGGTTTGCTGGGGATTTCCAAACCGGAAAAATTTGGCGGCATGGGCCTCGACTACAGCTATTCGATCGTCGCCGCCGAGGAGTTCGGCACCATTCATTGCGGCGGCATTCCCATGTCGATCGGCGTGCAGACCGACATGTGCACCCCGGCGCTGGCCCGCTTCGGCTCCGATGAACTGCGCGAAGAATTCCTGCGACCGGCGATCAGCGGTGAGCAGGTCGGCTGCATCGGCGTCTCCGAAGTCGGCGCCGGGTCCGACGTGGCCGGGCTTAAGACCACGGCGCGCAAGGATGGCGACGATTACGTGATCAACGGCAGCAAGATGTGGATCACCAACTCACCCAGCGCCGACTTCATCTGCCTGCTGGCCAACACGTCCGATGACAAGCCGCACATCAACAAATCACTGATCATGGTGCCGATGAACACGCCCGGCATCAGTCTCAGCTCGCATCTGGACAAGCTCGGCATGCGCAGTTCGGAAACCGCCCAGGTGTTTTTCGACAACGTACGCGTGCCGCAGCGCAACCGCATCGGCCACGAAGGCGCCGGTTTCATGATGCAGATGCTGCAGTTTCAGGAGGAACGGCTGTTCGGCGCGGCCAATATGATCAAGGGCCTGGAATATTGCGTCGACAGCACCATCGAGTACTGCAAGGAGCGCAAGACCTTCGGCACTGCACTGATCGACAATCAGGTGATTCATTTCCGCCTCGCCGAATTGCAAACCGAAATCGAGTGCCTGCGCGCGCTGGTCTATCAGGCCACCGAGCAGTACATCAAAGGTCAGGACGTCACCCGGTTGGCGTCGATGGCCAAGCTCAAGGCCGGTCGGCTGGGCCGAGAGGTCAGCGACAGCTGCCTGCAATATTGGGGCGGCATGGGCTTCATGTGGGACAACCCGGTGGCCCGCGCCTATCGCGATGTGCGGCTGGTATCGATCGGCGGCGGTGCGGATGAAATCATGCTGGGGATCATCTGCAAGCTGATGGGCATCCTGCCGGGGAAAAAGAAATGAGCCACCTGCCCGAGTGCCAGACGCTGCTGCTGGAACTGCATGGCGGCGTGCTGCATGTCACGCTCAACCGGCCGGACAGCCGCAATGCGATGAGCCTGCAGATGGTCAGCGAATTGCGCGCGGTATTCGCTGCTGTTGCTGACGAGCGCGATATCCGCGCACTGGTGCTCAGCGGCGCCGGCGGACATTTCTGTGCCGGTGGCGACATCAAGGACATGGCCAGCGCGCGTGCTCAGGGTGGCGAGGCTTATCGCGAGCTGAACCGGGCCTTTGGCGCTTTGCTCGAAGAGGCGCAGCGCACGCCGCTGGTATTGATCAGCGTGCTGCAAGGCGCGGTGCTCGGCGGTGGTTTCGGGCTGGCCTGTGTCAGCGATATCGCGATAGCCGACCATCAGGCGCAGTTCGGCTTGCCTGAAACCAGCCTCGGCGTGATTCCGGCGCAGATCGCGCCGTTTGTGGTGCAGCGCATCGGCCTCACAGAAGCCCGCCGTCTGGCGCTGACCGCAGCGCGTTTCGATGGTGATCAGGCACG comes from the Pseudomonas granadensis genome and includes:
- a CDS encoding RNA polymerase factor sigma-70, with the translated sequence MTEQVSTSRCDSPLLQAFVDNRLILVKIAARITGCRSRAEDVVQDAFFRLQSAPPITSSIKAQLSYLFQIVRNLAIDHYRKQALEQKYSGPEEEGLNVVIQGASPETSHINFSTLENIADALTELPSRTRYAFEMYRLHGVPQKDIAKELGVSPTLVNFMIRDALVHCRKVSGSRRDTVAVGRR
- a CDS encoding GNAT family N-acetyltransferase yields the protein MSNLNDLTALALPSGSQLIADASESRLSLSLDGQPLIRLRLDRDAKGPIQIDERFALPPGQALWAACYWLFARDPACQQLTWQLDQPPTEALLSGLLISTEVSGEYRCERTLFWQLPQPWLGTSLTGSYPQQMIISEGKRHPRRPVKPRGEVYRRFDARLGAWISLRTVEIEDDLPRFNRWQNSPRVASFWQEEGSLDKHREYLSKLDADPHTLTLIGCFDDQPFAYFEAYWAKEDRIAPFYDADDYDRGIHMLVGEENHRGPHKVASWLSALVHYLFLDDPRTQRVVAEPRADNAKMIGHMHNQCFHCEKEFDFPHKRAALMMLGRERFFDRCSLA
- a CDS encoding substrate-binding periplasmic protein, giving the protein MKSLPIRTVAGLMLAALAALWVLPAQAAQLVRVGAAHFPPYTIRPENGADTGLLPQLVEALNRLQSDYQFVLVPTSIPRRFGDFKQGRIDMAIFENPEWGWKDIPHSDVDMGLEDAEIFVAQRADGRQQNYFADLKGKRLALFSGYHYEFAAFNADPKFLAQQFNATLTYSHDSNLLMVLRSRADIALVTRSYLSDYLLRNEKVRDELLVSQRVDQIYHHYAILRPTAPISGVAFGKLLQGLRDNGEMLKIFDPYKIAVVPVLNR
- a CDS encoding TetR/AcrR family transcriptional regulator, producing the protein MDEQKALRVMRDLVDSGQLTDPDSARGKLLQVAAHLFRNKGYERTTVRDLAGAVGIQSGSIFHHFKSKDEILRAVMEETIRYNTALMRAALADAADVRERVLALIRCELQSIMGGSGEAMAVLVYEWRSLSEEGQAKVLALRDVYEDIWLQVLGEAKDAGFIRGDVFITRRFLTGALSWTTTWFRAGGSLSLDQLADEALILVLEER
- a CDS encoding acyclic terpene utilization AtuA family protein, producing the protein MPNTVRIGCASAFWGDTSTAAAQLVAGGRLDYLVFDYLAEITMSIMAGARMKDPQAGYASDFIEVLTPLLPQLAEQHIRVISNAGGVNPQACAAALQAACDRVGVALKIAVLIGDDLQPQLRQLSGITEMFTGAPLPPLCVSTNAYLGAPGIVEALKLGADIVITGRVVDSAVVSAALVHEFGWSWHDYDKLAQAALAGHIIECGAQCTGGNFTDWRDVPDYEHIGFPIVEVSADSQFIVSKPEGSGGLITALTVGEQMLYEIGDPQAYRLPDVICDFTQVELRQQGKNAVNVHGAKGLPPGDQYKVSATYPDGFRCTASCLIAGIDAVAKARRVSQAIIDKTAEMFSQRGWAPYSETHVELLGSEATYGPHGQRQDSREVVIKLAVRHPDKRALVLFSKEIAQAATGMAPGLTGIVGGRPTVYPLIRLFSFLIDKSVCTLHVDMAGERHPCSLPAPAITQNPTSALPHQPPEPQGRADTDVPLVKLAVARSGDKGNHSNIGVMPRKPEYLPWIAAALTPAVVADWMSHVLDPDNGRVERWYLPGTHSLNFLLENALGGGGVASLRIDPQGKAFAQQLLEIRIAVPQSIAEQLD
- a CDS encoding SDR family oxidoreductase, whose product is MAYASIFQAGLFSGQSIIVTGGGSGIGRCTAHELAALGANVLLVGRKPEKLERVAAEIADDGGRAHWQACDIRDEEAVKLLVSELIAAHGPIHGLVNNAGGQYPSPLASINQKGFETVLRTNLVGGFLMAREVFNQSMSKHGGNIVNMLADMWGGMPGMGHSGAARSGMDNFTKTAAVEWGYAGVRVNAVAPGWIASSGMDTYQGAFKAVIPTLREHVPIKRIGTESEVSAAIVFLLSPAAAFISGSTLKIDGAASLGSRAWPLHKATHSESFNGFHRAYLPDVLKDKE
- a CDS encoding acyl-CoA carboxylase subunit beta; amino-acid sequence: MAQIQSQLDPHSEAFARNRAAMLAAIEHVQQLEQNLLNKAAEAKAKFAQRGQLLPRERLNLLLDPGAPFLELASLAGYKLHDDKDGSAAGGGLIAGIGYVCGIRAMVVANNSAIKGGTISPSGLKKSLRLQQIALENKLPMITLAESGGANLNYAAEIFVEGARSFANQARLSALGLPQITVVHGSATAGGAYQPGLSDYVVVVRGKAKLFLAGPPLLKAATGEVATDEELGGAEMHAQVAGTAEYLAENDADGVRQVRDILRMLPWNEQLPWRPEPQYKEPLYPIDELLGLIPDDPKKPYDVREIIARIADESNFVEFKGEYDQQTLCGHLKIQGRACGFIGNNGPITPNGASKAAQFIQLCDQSQIPLLFFHNTTGFMVGTESEQQGVIKHGSKLIQAVANARVPKLTLVVGGSYGAGNYAMCGRGLDPRFIFAWPNSRTAVMGGAQAGKVLRIVTEAKQLKDGLVPDPKMLDMLEQVTAQKLDSQSTALYGSANLWDDGLIDPRDTRTLLGYLLDICHEADVRKLQPSSFGVSRF
- the atuD gene encoding citronellyl-CoA dehydrogenase, producing the protein MIFTPEHEALRRTVRQFVDHQINPHVDEWEKAGRFPIHEIFRQAGELGLLGISKPEKFGGMGLDYSYSIVAAEEFGTIHCGGIPMSIGVQTDMCTPALARFGSDELREEFLRPAISGEQVGCIGVSEVGAGSDVAGLKTTARKDGDDYVINGSKMWITNSPSADFICLLANTSDDKPHINKSLIMVPMNTPGISLSSHLDKLGMRSSETAQVFFDNVRVPQRNRIGHEGAGFMMQMLQFQEERLFGAANMIKGLEYCVDSTIEYCKERKTFGTALIDNQVIHFRLAELQTEIECLRALVYQATEQYIKGQDVTRLASMAKLKAGRLGREVSDSCLQYWGGMGFMWDNPVARAYRDVRLVSIGGGADEIMLGIICKLMGILPGKKK
- a CDS encoding enoyl-CoA hydratase/isomerase family protein: MSHLPECQTLLLELHGGVLHVTLNRPDSRNAMSLQMVSELRAVFAAVADERDIRALVLSGAGGHFCAGGDIKDMASARAQGGEAYRELNRAFGALLEEAQRTPLVLISVLQGAVLGGGFGLACVSDIAIADHQAQFGLPETSLGVIPAQIAPFVVQRIGLTEARRLALTAARFDGDQARQLGLVHFVERDAQALAERLDEVLQQVLRCAPQANAMTKQLLLTSAGQPSSELLDQAAQWFSEAVTGEEGVEGTLAFMQKRKPGWAS